The following DNA comes from Microbacterium wangchenii.
GCACTCGTGCTCGAGGCATCCGCCGACGGCGGCGCCCTGAAACTCGAGCGCAAGGGCGTGTCGCTGTACGAGATCGGAGTGCACGGACTCGCCGCGCACGCGGGCCTCGAGCCCGAGCGCGGCGTCAACGCGACCGTGGCCCTCGCGCACGCGGTCCTGGCCGTGTCGGCCCTCGCCGACCCGGCGCGGGGGACGACGGTGACCCCCACCGTGGCGCGCTCGGGTGCGACGACCAATACCGTCCCGGCGCTGGCGACCTTCGCGGTCGACGTGCGTGCGCGCACGGCCGCCGAGCAGGATCGCGTGGATGCGGCGGTCCGCTCCCTCACCGCGGAGGTCCCTGGTGCACGCCTGGAGGTGCGCGGCGGGGTCAACCGGCCGCCCTTGGAGGCCGCGGCATCCGCAGCCCTGTTCCAGCGGGCGCAGCGCATCGCCGCGCGCCTGGACCTCGAGCCCCTGCGGGGGACCGCGGTGGGCGGCGCGAGCGACGGCAACTTCACCGCCGGCATGGGAGTGCCGACGCTCGACGGCCTGGGCGCGGTGGGCGGGGGCGCCCACGCCGAGCACGAGCACGTCGTGGTGGCCGACCTGGCTCCGCGCACGCAACTGCTGCGCGCGCTTCTCGCCGAGCTCGCCGCAGAGCAGGAGACACCATGACCGATCTGATGTTCGCCGACGTCGTCGTGGCCACGGCGCTCACGGCCGCCGAGACGGCGGCGGAGGCCGCCGGCGTGCGGGTGCGCGAAGTGGCCGGCGTCGCCGAGCAGGCCGCCGTCGTCGACCTGCTGTCGCAGATCTGGGGGCGGGGGCCGGAGAACCCCGCCGTTCCGCCCGAGCTGCTGCGCGCCCTCGGCAAGGCGGGCAACTACATCGCGGGCGCGTTCGCCGGCGACGACCTCGTCGGCGCGACGATCGGGTTCCACTCGGCGCCGGACCGGCATGCGCTGCACAGCCACATCGCGGGGGTCGCGCCATCCCATATCGGCCGATCCGTGGGTTTCGCGATGAAGCTGCACCAGCGCGGGTGGGCGCTCTCGCGCGGCATCGACGCGATCGAGTGGACCTTCGACCCGCTCGTGTCACGCAACGCGTACTTCAACATCGCCAAGCTGCACGCGCTGCCGGTGGAGTACCTGACCAACTTCTACGGCGCCATGTCGGACGCGATCAACAGCGACGGCGACACCGACCGGCTGCTCGTGCGGTGGGATCTGCGCGACGACGACGTCGCCGACGCGGCGGCGGGGCATCCGCCGGCCGTCTCCGCCCACGGCCCGTGCCACGCGACCGTCGCGGTGCCCGACGACATCCAGCGGATGCGCCGGACCGATGTCGACGCGGCACGCGCGTGGCGCCGGACGCTGCGCGAGCAGCTCACCGCTCACCTGGAGTCCGGCGGCCGGGTCGTCGGCTTCGACCGTGCCGAGGGGTACATCATCAGGCTCGGAGAGGGAATCACCGTATGAAGATCGAGGGCTTCGAACTGCGCCGGGTGGCGATGCCGCTGGCGTCGCCGTTCCGCACGTCGTTCGGCACGCAGACCGACCGCGACATCCTGCTGGTGAAGGCGGTGACCGATGCGGCCGAGGGCTGGGGCGAATGCGTCACGCTGCCGAACCCGGTGTACTCGCCTGAGTACACCGAAGGCGCCGTCGACGTTCTGAAACGGTTCTTCATCCCCGCCCTCGGGGCCGCCGGCATCGGGGACGCGAACGCGGTCGCCGAGGTGCTCAAGCCCTTCAAGGGCCACCGCATGGCGAAGGCGGCGCTGGAGACCGCCGTGCTCGACGCCGAGCTGCGCGGGGAGGGCCGCTCGTTCGCGCGCGAGCTCGGTTCCGTGCGCGACACCGTGCCGTGCGGGGTGTCGGTGGGGATCATGGACTCGGTGCCGAAGCTGCTGGAGGCCGTCGGGGGGTACCTCGACGAGGGCTACGTGCGCATCAAGCTCAAGATCGAGCCCGGCTGGGACGTCGACGTCGTGCGCGCCGTGCGGGAGCGCTTCGGCGACGACGTGCTGCTGCAGGTCGACGCGAACACCGCGTACACGCTGCGCGACGCGCCCCACCTCGCCAAGCTCGACGCCTTCGACCTGCTGCTGATCGAGCAGCCCCTCGAGGAGGAGGACGTCCTCGGGCACGCCGACCTCGCGAAGATCGTGAAGACGCCCATCTGCCTGGACGAGTCGATCACCTCGGCGCAGACGGCGGCCGCCGCGATCCGCCTGGGCGCGACGAGCATCATCAACATCAAGCCCGGCCGGGTCGGCGGGTACCTCGAGGCCCGCCGCATCCACGACCTCGCCTCAGCGCACGGCATCCCGGTGTGGTGCGGGGGGATGGTCGA
Coding sequences within:
- a CDS encoding M20 family metallopeptidase, whose amino-acid sequence is MITASSDVATDVLVGTVRRLVECESPSADSAAVARSADLVAAIGDELFGRAPERIVVDGVSHLRWRFGAHTRVLVLAHHDTVWPSGTLTRLPFAVHEGTLTGPGCFDMKAGLAMALHAVAGLEDRDGVTVLVTGDEEVGSPASRALIEDTARGARAALVLEASADGGALKLERKGVSLYEIGVHGLAAHAGLEPERGVNATVALAHAVLAVSALADPARGTTVTPTVARSGATTNTVPALATFAVDVRARTAAEQDRVDAAVRSLTAEVPGARLEVRGGVNRPPLEAAASAALFQRAQRIAARLDLEPLRGTAVGGASDGNFTAGMGVPTLDGLGAVGGGAHAEHEHVVVADLAPRTQLLRALLAELAAEQETP
- a CDS encoding GNAT family N-acetyltransferase, with product MTDLMFADVVVATALTAAETAAEAAGVRVREVAGVAEQAAVVDLLSQIWGRGPENPAVPPELLRALGKAGNYIAGAFAGDDLVGATIGFHSAPDRHALHSHIAGVAPSHIGRSVGFAMKLHQRGWALSRGIDAIEWTFDPLVSRNAYFNIAKLHALPVEYLTNFYGAMSDAINSDGDTDRLLVRWDLRDDDVADAAAGHPPAVSAHGPCHATVAVPDDIQRMRRTDVDAARAWRRTLREQLTAHLESGGRVVGFDRAEGYIIRLGEGITV
- the menC gene encoding o-succinylbenzoate synthase, coding for MKIEGFELRRVAMPLASPFRTSFGTQTDRDILLVKAVTDAAEGWGECVTLPNPVYSPEYTEGAVDVLKRFFIPALGAAGIGDANAVAEVLKPFKGHRMAKAALETAVLDAELRGEGRSFARELGSVRDTVPCGVSVGIMDSVPKLLEAVGGYLDEGYVRIKLKIEPGWDVDVVRAVRERFGDDVLLQVDANTAYTLRDAPHLAKLDAFDLLLIEQPLEEEDVLGHADLAKIVKTPICLDESITSAQTAAAAIRLGATSIINIKPGRVGGYLEARRIHDLASAHGIPVWCGGMVESGLGRAANIALASLPGFTLPGDVSASGRFYATDITKPFVMHDGHLTVPSGPGLGVTPVPHILDELTTAVEWVPI